From a single Glycine soja cultivar W05 chromosome 19, ASM419377v2, whole genome shotgun sequence genomic region:
- the LOC114399587 gene encoding ethylene-responsive transcription factor ERN2-like, producing the protein MARKRKVVEVVEEGELCEGTLGWDEMMKQAAALGGVQRARKRFVGVRQRPSGRWVAEIKDTIQKIRVWLGTFDTAEEAARAYDEAACLLRGANTRTNFWPCSQSSTSPALSSKITNLLLQRLKERNNNNNNNACSSSSSSSTSLLINHQQMQHHQQVDAYGEGSTQFSIDQFTDFLNDPEDYSTSNNDFINNTAQIDYITSSFESCLTKKDGGTKMDMQLQYKSSNVTPQTSSNDSNSGVEDSEEEGNDLGVQSTNLDVHDFRFLDNIAPPSYYSPFEMAEEMEEEPVEPENENYDDEPSMLRAVMKRMTYERKFSASLYAFNGIPECLKLKLESGNMKGRGLADQLTSLQMACSKNKLEKNKEEKEFMATMDRKKEQEHQHTSPDMDSSSVDGELLLWNSLDLPPICFVNLLENGSFN; encoded by the coding sequence ATGGCAAGGAAGAGAAAGGTTGTTGAAGTGGTGGAAGAGGGAGAACTATGTGAGGGAACCTTGGGTTGGGATGAGATGATGAAACAAGCTGCAGCACTTGGAGGGGTGCAAAGAGCAAGGAAGAGGTTTGTTGGTGTAAGGCAAAGGCCATCAGGTAGATGGGTGGCTGAGATCAAAGACACCATTCAGAAGATAAGAGTGTGGTTGGGAACTTTTGACACTGCTGAGGAAGCTGCAAGAGCCTATGATGAGGCTGCTTGCTTGCTTCGCGGTGCCAACACGAGGACTAACTTCTGGCCTTGCTCTCAATCCTCCACAAGTCCAGCTCTTTCCTCAAAGATAACCAATCTCCTCCTTCAAAGGCTTAAAGaaagaaacaacaacaacaacaacaacgcttGTTCCTCGTCCTCGTCCTCGTCCACCTCACTTCTCATCAACCACCAACAAATGCAACACCACCaacaagttgatgcatatgGAGAAGGTTCAACACAATTCTCAATTGACCAATTCACTGATTTCCTCAATGACCCTGAAGATTATAGCACAAGCAACAATGACTTCATCAACAACACTGCACAAATTGACTACATTACTAGTAGCTTTGAGTCATGCTTAACTAAAAAAGATGGTGGGACAAAAATGGATATGCAATTGCAATACAAATCAAGCAATGTGACACCACAGACTTCAAGCAATGACAGCAATTCAGGAGTGGAGGAcagtgaagaagaaggaaatGATTTGGGTGTGCAAAGTACTAATTTGGATGTCCATGATTTTAGGTTTCTGGACAACATTGCTCCACCTAGTTACTATTCTCCCTTTGAGATGGCTGAAGAGATGGAGGAGGAGCCTGTGGAGCCTGAGAATGAGAACTACGATGATGAGCCTTCAATGCTTAGAGCTGTGATGAAGAGAATGACTTATGAGAGGAAGTTCTCAGCTTCTCTCTATGCCTTCAATGGAATACCTGAATGCTTGAAGTTGAAACTTGAATCCGGAAACATGAAGGGAAGAGGACTAGCTGATCAATTAACAAGCCTTCAAATGGCTTGTAGCAAAAACAAGCTTGAGAAGAATAAGGAGGAGAAAGAGTTCATGGCAACAATGGATAGGAAAAAGGAACAAGAACACCAACATACATCACCTGACATGGATTCTTCAAGTGTTGATGGGGAACTGTTACTTTGGAATTCACTTGATCTTCCTCCTATTTGCTTTGTTAACTTACTTGAAAATGGTTCATTCAATTAA
- the LOC114398080 gene encoding SNF1-related protein kinase catalytic subunit alpha KIN10-like: MTEVLKALQELNVCWKKIGHYNMKCRWVAGTAGHHEGMINNSVHSNHYFGNDSCIIENEAVSKSNVVKFEVQLYKTREEKYLLDLQRVQGPQFLFLDL, from the exons ATGACTGAGGTCCTTAAAGCTCTACAAGAATTAAATGTTTGTTGGAAGAAGATTGGACACTATAACATGAAGTGCAGATGGGTTGCTGGCACTGCTGGTCATCATGAAGGAATGATTAACAATTCTGTGCATAGTAATCATTACTTTGGGAATGATTCGTGCATTATTGAAAATGAAGCTGTTTCTAAGTCAAATGTGGTCAAGTTTGAAGTGCAG CTTTACAAAACTCGTGAGGAGAAATACCTACTTGATCTTCAAAGGGTCCAGGGCCCACAGTTTCTTTTCTTGGATCTTTAG
- the LOC114399967 gene encoding protein IMPAIRED IN BABA-INDUCED STERILITY 1-like isoform X1 — protein sequence MGCISSKNAVAGACSPSPAVLNIAEGHSGLTVLESKTGSENERNNKKLKKNNSKSSSGGFSFRLGLAPKHVEAEQNAAGWPPWLTATAAEAIQGWIPLKADSFQKLEKIGQGTYSSVFRAREVETGKMFALKKVRFDNFQPESIRFMAREITILRRLDHPNIMKLEGIITSRLSNSIYLVFEYMEHDLAGLVSRPDIVFSESQIKCYMRQLLSGLEHCHMRGIMHRDIKVSNILLNNEGVLKIGDFGLANTINTNGKHHLTSRVVTLWYRPPELLMGSTNYGVSVDLWSVGCVFAELFLGKPILKGRTEVEQLHKIFKLCGSPPEDFWKKTRLPHATMFKPQTNYESSLRERCADFPASAVNLLETLLSIDSGNRGTASSALMSEYFSTKPYACNASSLPKYPPSKEMDVKNIEDSSKKKTGGKMREVATSRRQQRRVSKILQDPNNFGKSTSKEDMQNISQNARRDDGKSHLTKGKGGAMHKDYTKPHMDAMSETSQMNVANGNGYSVGSNNTFTWVKRRKQDASSTLSDGSRSKISALDPNFAKGTYDLTTQRVSMDFDPAELMNAQGDRGRAVRKSRFGRDNR from the exons atgggtTGCATAAGCTCCAAGAATGCGGTTGCCGGAGCTTGTTCTCCGTCTCCTGCGGTGCTGAACATCGCGGAGGGACATTCCGGGTTGACGGTTCTGGAATCGAAAACAGGGTCAGAGAATGAGAGGAACAACAAGAAGTTGAAGAAGAACAATTCAAAGAGTAGTAGTGGGGGTTTCAGCTTCAGGCTTGGGTTGGCTCCAAAGCATGTGGAGGCTGAACAGAATGCTGCTGGTTGGCCTCCTTGGCTCACAGCTACTGCAGCTGAAGCCATTCAAGGATGGATCCCTCTCAAAGCTGATTCTTTTCAAAAGTTGGAAAAG ATTGGACAAGGTACATATAGCAGTGTGTTCCGAGCACGTGAAGTTGAAACTGGGAAGATGTTTGCTTTGAAGAAGGTGCGCTTTGACAATTTCCAACCTGAGAGCATCAGGTTCATGGCAAGAGAAATAACAATCCTTCGTAGGCTTGATCACCCAAATATCATGAAATTGGAAGGCATAATCACTTCTCGCCTCTCAAATAGCATATACCTTGTGTTTGAATACATGGAGCATGATCTTGCTGGCCTAGTATCACGTCCTGATATTGTGTTCTCCGAATCACAG ATAAAATGTTACATGAGACAGCTATTAAGTGGACTTGAGCATTGTCATATGCGTGGCATCATGCACAGAGACATCAAAGTATCAAATATCTTGTTGAACAATGAAGGTGTTCTCAAGATAGGAGATTTTGGATTAGCAAatacaattaacacaaatggGAAGCATCATTTGACAAGTCGCGTTGTGACTTTGTGGTATCGCCCTCCTGAGCTCTTGATGGGATCAACCAACTATGGAGTGTCTGTGGATCTGTGGAGTGTTGGCTGTGTATTTGCAGAACTTTTTCTTGGGAAGCCTATCCTTAAGGGGAGAACTGAG GTTGAACAATTACACAAAATTTTTAAGCTGTGTGGTTCTCCTCCTGAGGACTTCTGGAAAAAGACTAGGCTTCCTCATGCAACAATGTTTAAACCTCAGACTAATTATGAAAGCTCTCTTCGGGAGAGGTGTGCAGATTTTCCTGCATCTGCTGTTAATCTACTCGAGACTTTACTGTCGATCGATTCTGGCAACCGAGGGACTGCCTCATCTGCCCTAATGTCTGAG TATTTCAGCACCAAGCCATATGCTTGTAATGCATCAAGCCTGCCGAAGTATCCTCCTAGCAAAGAAATGgatgtaaaaaatattgaagattCATCCAA GAAAAAAACTGGAGGTAAAATGAGAGAGGTTGCAACATCAAGAAGGCAGCAAAGACGAGTCAGTAAAATTTTGCAAGATCCAAACAATTTTGGCAAATCAACTTCAAAAGAG GACATGCAGAACATTTCTCAAAATGCTCGTAGAGATGATGGTAAATCACATCTTACTAAGGGAAAAGGAGGAGCCATGCACAAAGATTATACAAAGCCTCATATGGATGCTATGTCTGAGACCTCCCAAATGAATGTTGCTAATGGTAATGGCTATAGTGTGGGATCTAATAATACCTTTACATGGGTAAAAAGGAGAAAGCAAGATGCTTCATCAACTCTATCAGATGGATCAAGAAGCAAAATTAGTGCACTTGATCCAAACTTTGCAAAAGGAACATATGACTTAACCACACAAAGGGTGTCCATGGATTTTGATCCCGCAGAACTGATGAATGCTCAG GGCGACCGAGGGCGTGCTGTTCGTAAATCAAGATTTGGAAGAG ACAACAGATGA
- the LOC114399967 gene encoding protein IMPAIRED IN BABA-INDUCED STERILITY 1-like isoform X2 has translation MGCISSKNAVAGACSPSPAVLNIAEGHSGLTVLESKTGSENERNNKKLKKNNSKSSSGGFSFRLGLAPKHVEAEQNAAGWPPWLTATAAEAIQGWIPLKADSFQKLEKIGQGTYSSVFRAREVETGKMFALKKVRFDNFQPESIRFMAREITILRRLDHPNIMKLEGIITSRLSNSIYLVFEYMEHDLAGLVSRPDIVFSESQIKCYMRQLLSGLEHCHMRGIMHRDIKVSNILLNNEGVLKIGDFGLANTINTNGKHHLTSRVVTLWYRPPELLMGSTNYGVSVDLWSVGCVFAELFLGKPILKGRTEVEQLHKIFKLCGSPPEDFWKKTRLPHATMFKPQTNYESSLRERCADFPASAVNLLETLLSIDSGNRGTASSALMSEYFSTKPYACNASSLPKYPPSKEMDVKNIEDSSKKKTGGKMREVATSRRQQRRVSKILQDPNNFGKSTSKENISQNARRDDGKSHLTKGKGGAMHKDYTKPHMDAMSETSQMNVANGNGYSVGSNNTFTWVKRRKQDASSTLSDGSRSKISALDPNFAKGTYDLTTQRVSMDFDPAELMNAQGDRGRAVRKSRFGRDNR, from the exons atgggtTGCATAAGCTCCAAGAATGCGGTTGCCGGAGCTTGTTCTCCGTCTCCTGCGGTGCTGAACATCGCGGAGGGACATTCCGGGTTGACGGTTCTGGAATCGAAAACAGGGTCAGAGAATGAGAGGAACAACAAGAAGTTGAAGAAGAACAATTCAAAGAGTAGTAGTGGGGGTTTCAGCTTCAGGCTTGGGTTGGCTCCAAAGCATGTGGAGGCTGAACAGAATGCTGCTGGTTGGCCTCCTTGGCTCACAGCTACTGCAGCTGAAGCCATTCAAGGATGGATCCCTCTCAAAGCTGATTCTTTTCAAAAGTTGGAAAAG ATTGGACAAGGTACATATAGCAGTGTGTTCCGAGCACGTGAAGTTGAAACTGGGAAGATGTTTGCTTTGAAGAAGGTGCGCTTTGACAATTTCCAACCTGAGAGCATCAGGTTCATGGCAAGAGAAATAACAATCCTTCGTAGGCTTGATCACCCAAATATCATGAAATTGGAAGGCATAATCACTTCTCGCCTCTCAAATAGCATATACCTTGTGTTTGAATACATGGAGCATGATCTTGCTGGCCTAGTATCACGTCCTGATATTGTGTTCTCCGAATCACAG ATAAAATGTTACATGAGACAGCTATTAAGTGGACTTGAGCATTGTCATATGCGTGGCATCATGCACAGAGACATCAAAGTATCAAATATCTTGTTGAACAATGAAGGTGTTCTCAAGATAGGAGATTTTGGATTAGCAAatacaattaacacaaatggGAAGCATCATTTGACAAGTCGCGTTGTGACTTTGTGGTATCGCCCTCCTGAGCTCTTGATGGGATCAACCAACTATGGAGTGTCTGTGGATCTGTGGAGTGTTGGCTGTGTATTTGCAGAACTTTTTCTTGGGAAGCCTATCCTTAAGGGGAGAACTGAG GTTGAACAATTACACAAAATTTTTAAGCTGTGTGGTTCTCCTCCTGAGGACTTCTGGAAAAAGACTAGGCTTCCTCATGCAACAATGTTTAAACCTCAGACTAATTATGAAAGCTCTCTTCGGGAGAGGTGTGCAGATTTTCCTGCATCTGCTGTTAATCTACTCGAGACTTTACTGTCGATCGATTCTGGCAACCGAGGGACTGCCTCATCTGCCCTAATGTCTGAG TATTTCAGCACCAAGCCATATGCTTGTAATGCATCAAGCCTGCCGAAGTATCCTCCTAGCAAAGAAATGgatgtaaaaaatattgaagattCATCCAA GAAAAAAACTGGAGGTAAAATGAGAGAGGTTGCAACATCAAGAAGGCAGCAAAGACGAGTCAGTAAAATTTTGCAAGATCCAAACAATTTTGGCAAATCAACTTCAAAAGAG AACATTTCTCAAAATGCTCGTAGAGATGATGGTAAATCACATCTTACTAAGGGAAAAGGAGGAGCCATGCACAAAGATTATACAAAGCCTCATATGGATGCTATGTCTGAGACCTCCCAAATGAATGTTGCTAATGGTAATGGCTATAGTGTGGGATCTAATAATACCTTTACATGGGTAAAAAGGAGAAAGCAAGATGCTTCATCAACTCTATCAGATGGATCAAGAAGCAAAATTAGTGCACTTGATCCAAACTTTGCAAAAGGAACATATGACTTAACCACACAAAGGGTGTCCATGGATTTTGATCCCGCAGAACTGATGAATGCTCAG GGCGACCGAGGGCGTGCTGTTCGTAAATCAAGATTTGGAAGAG ACAACAGATGA
- the LOC114400151 gene encoding mediator of RNA polymerase II transcription subunit 27-like isoform X4: protein MQMQQTQQQATATPFSTCTPPPSSGGSASEAPPKQVAQAMDKLGQAERIIADIRIGADRLLEALFVAAAQPHQGNKPLQVFLKEDACMRQYLQDLRSLGKELEESGVLSESVRSRKDFWGLHMPLVCPDGAVVAYAWKRQLAGQAGASAVDRTRLALKAFTDQKRRFFPHLDDGLETSESASKKCCGSEEIAVDPKEGISFLRTLPDVLKSLEKDVPNLKILTFERLDWLKRASTLTSSTNENSLEHNYHGSNKLRLGSVGTVPAEKVAVIELLFPCVFRAVISLHPAGSMDPDAVAFFAPDESGSYVHARGFSVHHVFRHITEYAATALQYFLGNQSETCLYFLLHWICSYQTLFSRPCSKCSRLLAMDKQSTLLLPPVHRPYWQFSFSKILLNISSKDQNSDTTQAYHIDCLSEET from the exons ATGCAGATGCAACAAACGCAGCAGCAGGCCACGGCGACACCATTCTCGACCTGCACTCCTCCTCCTTCCTCCGGTGGCTCCGCGTCCGAGGCACCGCCAAAGCAGGTGGCTCAAGCAATGGACAAGCTCGGACAGGCCGAACGAATCATCGCCGACATCCGAATCGGCGCCGACCGCCTCCTCGAAGCGCTCTTCGTCGCGGCGGCGCAGCCTCACCAAGGCAACAAGCCTCTCCAAGTCTTCCTCAAAGAAGACGCATGCATGCGTCAGTATCTTCAAGACCTTCGATCGCTTG GTAAGGAGCTAGAAGAGTCTGGAGTTCTCAGCGAATCAGTTCGATCGAGGAAAGATTTTTGGGGCTTGCATATGCCACTGGTTTGTCCAGATGGCGCTGTGGTTGCGTATGCGTGGAAACGACAACTTGCAGGACAAGCAGGTGCTTCGGCCGTTGACAGGACCAG GTTAGCTCTCAAAGCTTTCACTGATCAGAAAAGGCGTTTTTTCCCACATCTTGATGATGGACTTGAAACTAGTGAATCAGCATCGAAGAAATGTTGTGGGTCTGAAGAAATTGCAGTGGATCCCAAGGAAGGAATTAGTTTTCTAAGGACGCTGCCGGATGTTCTGAAGTCCTTGGAGAAGGATGTACCAAATCTGAAAATATTAACTTTTGAACGATTGGACTGGTTAAAAAGAGCTTCCACACTTACCTCGTCAACAAATGAGAATTCTTTGGAACATAACTATCATGGTTCGAATAAGCTAAGGCTAGGATCAGTGGGAACCGTCCCTGCAGAGAAGGTTGCAGTGATAGAATTGTTATTCCCGTGTGTCTTCAGGGCTGTTATATCCTTACATCCTGCTGGTTCCATGGATCCAGATGCTGTAGCTTTCTTTGCTCCAGATGAG AGCGGAAGTTATGTGCATGCAAGGGGGTTTTCAGTTCATCATGTGTTTAGACATATTACG GAGTATGCAGCAACAGCTCTGCAGTATTTTCTTGGGAACCAATCTGAAACGTGTCTGTATTTTCTTCTG CACTGGATTTGCAGCTACCAGACACTGTTTTCAAGACCTTGCAG CAAATGTTCCCGGCTACTTGCAATGGATAAACAATCAACTTTATTGTTACCTCCAGTTCATCGTCCTTATTGGCAGTTTTccttttctaaaattttgttgAACATATCCTCAAAGGACCAGAATTCTGATACTACTCAGGCTTATCATATTGACTGCCTCTCTGAGGAAACATAA
- the LOC114400151 gene encoding mediator of RNA polymerase II transcription subunit 27-like isoform X3 — MWICYSHQELDWFLWEQLLNLHLFAQSTSLWEMQMQQTQQQATATPFSTCTPPPSSGGSASEAPPKQVAQAMDKLGQAERIIADIRIGADRLLEALFVAAAQPHQGNKPLQVFLKEDACMRQYLQDLRSLGKELEESGVLSESVRSRKDFWGLHMPLVCPDGAVVAYAWKRQLAGQAGASAVDRTRLALKAFTDQKRRFFPHLDDGLETSESASKKCCGSEEIAVDPKEGISFLRTLPDVLKSLEKDVPNLKILTFERLDWLKRASTLTSSTNENSLEHNYHGSNKLRLGSVGTVPAEKVAVIELLFPCVFRAVISLHPAGSMDPDAVAFFAPDESGSYVHARGFSVHHVFRHITEYAATALQYFLGNQSETCLYFLLHWICSYQTLFSRPCSKCSRLLAMDKQSTLLLPPVHRPYWQFSFSKILLNISSKDQNSDTTQAYHIDCLSEET; from the exons ATGTGGATATGCTACTCTCATCAGGAGCTCGATTGGTTTTTGTGGGAACAATTGCTTAATTTGCATTTATTTGCACAGAGCACTAGTCTTTGGGAG ATGCAGATGCAACAAACGCAGCAGCAGGCCACGGCGACACCATTCTCGACCTGCACTCCTCCTCCTTCCTCCGGTGGCTCCGCGTCCGAGGCACCGCCAAAGCAGGTGGCTCAAGCAATGGACAAGCTCGGACAGGCCGAACGAATCATCGCCGACATCCGAATCGGCGCCGACCGCCTCCTCGAAGCGCTCTTCGTCGCGGCGGCGCAGCCTCACCAAGGCAACAAGCCTCTCCAAGTCTTCCTCAAAGAAGACGCATGCATGCGTCAGTATCTTCAAGACCTTCGATCGCTTG GTAAGGAGCTAGAAGAGTCTGGAGTTCTCAGCGAATCAGTTCGATCGAGGAAAGATTTTTGGGGCTTGCATATGCCACTGGTTTGTCCAGATGGCGCTGTGGTTGCGTATGCGTGGAAACGACAACTTGCAGGACAAGCAGGTGCTTCGGCCGTTGACAGGACCAG GTTAGCTCTCAAAGCTTTCACTGATCAGAAAAGGCGTTTTTTCCCACATCTTGATGATGGACTTGAAACTAGTGAATCAGCATCGAAGAAATGTTGTGGGTCTGAAGAAATTGCAGTGGATCCCAAGGAAGGAATTAGTTTTCTAAGGACGCTGCCGGATGTTCTGAAGTCCTTGGAGAAGGATGTACCAAATCTGAAAATATTAACTTTTGAACGATTGGACTGGTTAAAAAGAGCTTCCACACTTACCTCGTCAACAAATGAGAATTCTTTGGAACATAACTATCATGGTTCGAATAAGCTAAGGCTAGGATCAGTGGGAACCGTCCCTGCAGAGAAGGTTGCAGTGATAGAATTGTTATTCCCGTGTGTCTTCAGGGCTGTTATATCCTTACATCCTGCTGGTTCCATGGATCCAGATGCTGTAGCTTTCTTTGCTCCAGATGAG AGCGGAAGTTATGTGCATGCAAGGGGGTTTTCAGTTCATCATGTGTTTAGACATATTACG GAGTATGCAGCAACAGCTCTGCAGTATTTTCTTGGGAACCAATCTGAAACGTGTCTGTATTTTCTTCTG CACTGGATTTGCAGCTACCAGACACTGTTTTCAAGACCTTGCAG CAAATGTTCCCGGCTACTTGCAATGGATAAACAATCAACTTTATTGTTACCTCCAGTTCATCGTCCTTATTGGCAGTTTTccttttctaaaattttgttgAACATATCCTCAAAGGACCAGAATTCTGATACTACTCAGGCTTATCATATTGACTGCCTCTCTGAGGAAACATAA
- the LOC114400151 gene encoding mediator of RNA polymerase II transcription subunit 27-like isoform X1, with protein sequence MVSLISATHLPDGLCLTPTNLFLALCTPPSAAACFIISSQPKMQMQQTQQQATATPFSTCTPPPSSGGSASEAPPKQVAQAMDKLGQAERIIADIRIGADRLLEALFVAAAQPHQGNKPLQVFLKEDACMRQYLQDLRSLGKELEESGVLSESVRSRKDFWGLHMPLVCPDGAVVAYAWKRQLAGQAGASAVDRTRLALKAFTDQKRRFFPHLDDGLETSESASKKCCGSEEIAVDPKEGISFLRTLPDVLKSLEKDVPNLKILTFERLDWLKRASTLTSSTNENSLEHNYHGSNKLRLGSVGTVPAEKVAVIELLFPCVFRAVISLHPAGSMDPDAVAFFAPDESGSYVHARGFSVHHVFRHITEYAATALQYFLGNQSETCLYFLLHWICSYQTLFSRPCSKCSRLLAMDKQSTLLLPPVHRPYWQFSFSKILLNISSKDQNSDTTQAYHIDCLSEET encoded by the exons ATGGTGTCTTTGATCTCAGCCACCCATCTACCTGATGGCCTTTGCCTTACACCAACAAACCTCTTCCTTGCTCTTTGCACCCCTCCAAGTGCTGCAGCTTGTTTCATCATCTCATCCCAACCCAAG ATGCAGATGCAACAAACGCAGCAGCAGGCCACGGCGACACCATTCTCGACCTGCACTCCTCCTCCTTCCTCCGGTGGCTCCGCGTCCGAGGCACCGCCAAAGCAGGTGGCTCAAGCAATGGACAAGCTCGGACAGGCCGAACGAATCATCGCCGACATCCGAATCGGCGCCGACCGCCTCCTCGAAGCGCTCTTCGTCGCGGCGGCGCAGCCTCACCAAGGCAACAAGCCTCTCCAAGTCTTCCTCAAAGAAGACGCATGCATGCGTCAGTATCTTCAAGACCTTCGATCGCTTG GTAAGGAGCTAGAAGAGTCTGGAGTTCTCAGCGAATCAGTTCGATCGAGGAAAGATTTTTGGGGCTTGCATATGCCACTGGTTTGTCCAGATGGCGCTGTGGTTGCGTATGCGTGGAAACGACAACTTGCAGGACAAGCAGGTGCTTCGGCCGTTGACAGGACCAG GTTAGCTCTCAAAGCTTTCACTGATCAGAAAAGGCGTTTTTTCCCACATCTTGATGATGGACTTGAAACTAGTGAATCAGCATCGAAGAAATGTTGTGGGTCTGAAGAAATTGCAGTGGATCCCAAGGAAGGAATTAGTTTTCTAAGGACGCTGCCGGATGTTCTGAAGTCCTTGGAGAAGGATGTACCAAATCTGAAAATATTAACTTTTGAACGATTGGACTGGTTAAAAAGAGCTTCCACACTTACCTCGTCAACAAATGAGAATTCTTTGGAACATAACTATCATGGTTCGAATAAGCTAAGGCTAGGATCAGTGGGAACCGTCCCTGCAGAGAAGGTTGCAGTGATAGAATTGTTATTCCCGTGTGTCTTCAGGGCTGTTATATCCTTACATCCTGCTGGTTCCATGGATCCAGATGCTGTAGCTTTCTTTGCTCCAGATGAG AGCGGAAGTTATGTGCATGCAAGGGGGTTTTCAGTTCATCATGTGTTTAGACATATTACG GAGTATGCAGCAACAGCTCTGCAGTATTTTCTTGGGAACCAATCTGAAACGTGTCTGTATTTTCTTCTG CACTGGATTTGCAGCTACCAGACACTGTTTTCAAGACCTTGCAG CAAATGTTCCCGGCTACTTGCAATGGATAAACAATCAACTTTATTGTTACCTCCAGTTCATCGTCCTTATTGGCAGTTTTccttttctaaaattttgttgAACATATCCTCAAAGGACCAGAATTCTGATACTACTCAGGCTTATCATATTGACTGCCTCTCTGAGGAAACATAA
- the LOC114400151 gene encoding mediator of RNA polymerase II transcription subunit 27-like isoform X2: MVSLISATHLPDGLCLTPTNLFLALCTPPSAAACFIISSQPKMQMQQTQQQATATPFSTCTPPPSSGGSASEAPPKQVAQAMDKLGQAERIIADIRIGADRLLEALFVAAAQPHQGNKPLQVFLKEDACMRQYLQDLRSLGKELEESGVLSESVRSRKDFWGLHMPLVCPDGAVVAYAWKRQLAGQAGASAVDRTRLALKAFTDQKRRFFPHLDDGLETSESASKKCCGSEEIAVDPKEGISFLRTLPDVLKSLEKDVPNLKILTFERLDWLKRASTLTSSTNENSLEHNYHGSNKLRLGSVGTVPAEKVAVIELLFPCVFRAVISLHPAGSMDPDAVAFFAPDESGSYVHARGFSVHHVFRHITEYAATALQYFLGNQSETCLYFLLHWICSYQTLFSRPCSKCSRLLAMDKQSTLLLPPVHRPYWQFSFSKILLNISSKDQNSDTTQAYHIDCLSEET; the protein is encoded by the exons ATGGTGTCTTTGATCTCAGCCACCCATCTACCTGATGGCCTTTGCCTTACACCAACAAACCTCTTCCTTGCTCTTTGCACCCCTCCAAGTGCTGCAGCTTGTTTCATCATCTCATCCCAACCCAAG ATGCAGATGCAACAAACGCAGCAGCAGGCCACGGCGACACCATTCTCGACCTGCACTCCTCCTCCTTCCTCCGGTGGCTCCGCGTCCGAGGCACCGCCAAAGCAGGTGGCTCAAGCAATGGACAAGCTCGGACAGGCCGAACGAATCATCGCCGACATCCGAATCGGCGCCGACCGCCTCCTCGAAGCGCTCTTCGTCGCGGCGGCGCAGCCTCACCAAGGCAACAAGCCTCTCCAAGTCTTCCTCAAAGAAGACGCATGCATGCGTCAGTATCTTCAAGACCTTCGATCGCTTG GTAAGGAGCTAGAAGAGTCTGGAGTTCTCAGCGAATCAGTTCGATCGAGGAAAGATTTTTGGGGCTTGCATATGCCACTGGTTTGTCCAGATGGCGCTGTGGTTGCGTATGCGTGGAAACGACAACTTGCAGGACAAGCAGGTGCTTCGGCCGTTGACAGGACCAG GTTAGCTCTCAAAGCTTTCACTGATCAGAAAAGGCGTTTTTTCCCACATCTTGATGATGGACTTGAAACTAGTGAATCAGCATCGAAGAAATGTTGTGGGTCTGAAGAAATTGCAGTGGATCCCAAGGAAGGAATTAGTTTTCTAAGGACGCTGCCGGATGTTCTGAAGTCCTTGGAGAAGGATGTACCAAATCTGAAAATATTAACTTTTGAACGATTGGACTGGTTAAAAAGAGCTTCCACACTTACCTCGTCAACAAATGAGAATTCTTTGGAACATAACTATCATGGTTCGAATAAGCTAAGGCTAGGATCAGTGGGAACCGTCCCTGCAGAGAAGGTTGCAGTGATAGAATTGTTATTCCCGTGTGTCTTCAGGGCTGTTATATCCTTACATCCTGCTGGTTCCATGGATCCAGATGCTGTAGCTTTCTTTGCTCCAGATGAG AGCGGAAGTTATGTGCATGCAAGGGGGTTTTCAGTTCATCATGTGTTTAGACATATTACG GAGTATGCAGCAACAGCTCTGCAGTATTTTCTTGGGAACCAATCTGAAACGTGTCTGTATTTTCTTCTG CACTGGATTTGCAGCTACCAGACACTGTTTTCAAGACCT TGCAGCAAATGTTCCCGGCTACTTGCAATGGATAAACAATCAACTTTATTGTTACCTCCAGTTCATCGTCCTTATTGGCAGTTTTccttttctaaaattttgttgAACATATCCTCAAAGGACCAGAATTCTGATACTACTCAGGCTTATCATATTGACTGCCTCTCTGAGGAAACATAA